One genomic region from Mastacembelus armatus chromosome 21, fMasArm1.2, whole genome shotgun sequence encodes:
- the LOC113123145 gene encoding trace amine-associated receptor 4-like, giving the protein MEETELCFPKHNSSCGRVVRPYALTIVTYVILSCISLLTGFLNLLVIISISHFKQLHSPTNLLVLSLAVSDFFVGPLMLFQIMLIEGCWLLGDLMCVLYTLYDYIITVTSIGTMVLISIDRYVAICDPLHYSTKVTQKRVQVCVCLWWMCSTLCSCTLLKDNLAHPGRYNTCTGECVIVIEYVAGRVDMFVSFIGPVTVIIVLYMRVFVVAVSQARAMRSHIKSVTVQGSVSIGTKKSEMKAARTLGAVIVVFLICLCPYFCVTLSSQDTLLNQSSAAFVICLFYFNSCLNPVIYAFFYPWFRKCIKLIFTLEILRPGSCKTNIL; this is encoded by the exons atggaggaaactgaactctgctttccaaaACACAACTCCTCCTGCGGCAGAGTTGTGCGTCCTTATGCTTTAACCATTGTGACTTATGTTATATTGTCCTgcatctctctgctcactgggtttctcaacctgctggtcatcatctccatctcacacttcaa GCAGCTCCACAGTCCCACCAACCTCCTTGTCCTCTCTTTGGCGGTCTCAGATTTCTTTGTTGGTCCCCTCATGTTGTTTCAGATCATGCTCATAGAAGGCTGCTGGCTCCTTGGAGACCTCATGTGTGTTCTTTATACTCTTTATGATTATATCATTACAGTTACCTCAATAGGAAccatggtgctcatatccattgaccgttatgtggctatttgtgaccctctgcattatTCCACCAAagtcactcaaaaaagagttCAGGTCTGTGTTTGTCTATGGTGGATGTGTTCTACTCTGTGTAGCTGTACGTTGCTGAAGGACAACCTTGCACACCCAGGCAGGTACAACACCTGCACTGGAGAGTGTGTGATTGTTATTGAATATGTTGCTGGACGTGTTGATATGTTCGTGTCCTTCATTGGTCCTGTCACTGTCATCAtagttctgtatatgagagtatttgtggtggctgtgtctcaggctcgaGCCATGAGGTCCCACATTAAGTCTGTCACAGTCCAAGGTTCAGTCAGTATAGGTACTAAGaaatctgaaatgaaagcagccaggactcttggtgcTGTTATTGTTGTATTTCTTATTTGTCTCTGCCCATATTTTTGTGTCACACTTTCAAGCCAGGACACCTTACTCAATCAatcatctgctgcttttgtAATATGCCTGTTCTATTTTAATTCCTGTCTAAATCCTGTGATTTATGCCTTTTTCTATCCCtggttcagaaaatgtattaaactaATTTTTACACTTGAGATACTGCGACCTGGCTCTTGtaaaacaaacatactgtaa